A DNA window from Enterobacter cloacae subsp. cloacae ATCC 13047 contains the following coding sequences:
- the der gene encoding ribosome biogenesis GTPase Der, translating into MVPVVALVGRPNVGKSTLFNRLTRTRDALVADFPGLTRDRKYGRAEVEGREFICIDTGGIDGTEDGVETRMAEQSLLAIEEADVVLFMVDARAGLMPADSAIAKHLRSREKPTFLVANKTDGIDADQAIADFWSLGLGDIYPIAASHGRGVTSLLETVLLPWVDEVNPPEEVDEDAAYWAQFEEGEEGEEEEPEETFNPQDLPIKLAIVGRPNVGKSTLTNRILGEERVVVYDMPGTTRDSIYIPMERDEREYVLIDTAGVRKRGKITDVVEKFSVIKTLQAIEDANVVLLVIDAREGISDQDLSLLGFILNSGRSLVIVVNKWDGLSNEVREQVKETLDFRLGFIDFARVHFISALHGSGVGNLFDSVREAYDSSTRRQSTAMLTRIMNMAAEDHQPPLVRGRRVKLKYAHAGGYNPPIVVIHGNQVKDLPDSYKRYLMNYFRKSLDVMGTPIRIQFKEGDNPFANKRNTLTPNQMRKRKRLIKHIKKSK; encoded by the coding sequence ATGGTACCTGTGGTCGCGCTTGTCGGGCGCCCTAACGTTGGAAAATCCACTCTTTTTAACCGTTTAACACGCACCCGTGATGCGCTGGTTGCGGATTTCCCGGGGCTGACGCGTGACCGTAAGTACGGTCGTGCAGAGGTGGAAGGACGCGAGTTCATCTGTATCGATACCGGTGGTATCGACGGGACAGAAGACGGCGTTGAAACCCGCATGGCGGAGCAGTCTCTGCTGGCCATCGAAGAGGCAGACGTCGTGCTGTTTATGGTGGATGCTCGTGCTGGCCTGATGCCTGCGGATTCCGCCATTGCTAAACATCTGCGTTCGCGTGAAAAACCGACCTTCCTGGTGGCGAACAAAACTGACGGTATCGATGCCGATCAGGCGATCGCCGATTTCTGGTCTTTAGGTCTGGGTGATATCTACCCGATCGCCGCATCGCATGGCCGCGGCGTGACCAGCCTGCTGGAAACCGTTCTGCTGCCGTGGGTTGACGAAGTGAACCCGCCGGAAGAGGTGGACGAAGACGCGGCATACTGGGCGCAGTTCGAAGAAGGTGAAGAAGGCGAAGAAGAAGAGCCTGAAGAGACATTCAACCCGCAGGATCTGCCGATTAAACTGGCCATTGTGGGGCGTCCAAACGTAGGTAAGTCTACGCTCACTAACCGTATTCTGGGCGAAGAGCGTGTGGTGGTATACGACATGCCGGGCACCACCCGCGACAGCATCTACATCCCGATGGAGCGTGATGAGCGTGAGTATGTGCTCATCGACACCGCGGGCGTGCGTAAGCGCGGAAAAATCACCGATGTGGTGGAGAAATTCTCCGTCATTAAAACCCTGCAGGCGATTGAAGATGCCAACGTTGTGCTGCTGGTTATCGACGCGCGTGAAGGTATCTCCGATCAGGACTTGTCGCTGCTCGGCTTTATCCTCAATAGTGGGCGCTCACTGGTTATCGTGGTGAACAAATGGGATGGCCTGAGCAATGAAGTTCGTGAGCAGGTGAAAGAGACGCTGGACTTCCGTCTGGGCTTCATCGACTTTGCTCGCGTGCACTTTATCTCTGCGCTGCACGGCAGCGGTGTGGGTAACCTGTTCGACTCCGTGCGTGAAGCGTATGACAGCTCCACCCGTCGTCAGAGCACCGCTATGCTGACCCGCATCATGAATATGGCAGCAGAAGACCATCAGCCGCCGCTGGTACGTGGCCGTCGCGTGAAGCTGAAATACGCCCACGCCGGTGGTTATAACCCGCCAATCGTAGTGATTCATGGCAACCAGGTGAAAGACCTGCCGGATTCCTACAAGCGTTATCTGATGAACTACTTCCGTAAATCGCTGGACGTGATGGGCACCCCTATCCGTATCCAGTTCAAGGAAGGGGATAACCCGTTTGCCAACAAGCGCAACACCCTGACGCCAAACCAGATGCGTAAGCGTAAGCGTTTGATTAAGCACATTAAGAAAAGCAAATAA
- the bamB gene encoding outer membrane protein assembly factor BamB has product MQLRKLLLPGLLSVTLLSGCSLFSGEEDVVKMSPLPTVENQFTPSTAWSTSVGDGIGDFYSNLHPAFADSVIYAADRKGTVKALNADDGKEVWSVNLAEKDGWFSRKPALLSGGLTVAGGHVYVGSEKAQIYALNTSDGSVAWQTTVAGESLSRPVVSDGLVLIHTSNGQLQALNEADGLVKWTVNLDMPSLSLRGESAPATAFGAAIVGGDNGRVSAVLMQQGQMIWQQRISQATGSTEIDRLNDVDTTPVIVNGVVYALAYNGNLTALDLRSGQIMWKRELGSVNDFIVDGNRIYMVDQNDRLLALSTDGGVTLWTQSDLLHRLLTAPALYNGSLVVGDSEGYMHWIDPETGRFTAQQKVDSSGFLTDPVVADGKLLIQAKDGTLYAITR; this is encoded by the coding sequence ATGCAATTGCGTAAATTACTTCTGCCAGGACTGCTTTCTGTTACGTTATTGAGTGGCTGTTCACTGTTCAGTGGCGAAGAAGACGTTGTGAAAATGTCCCCGCTGCCGACGGTTGAAAACCAGTTTACCCCGTCAACCGCGTGGAGTACTTCCGTGGGCGATGGAATTGGTGATTTCTATTCCAACCTGCACCCGGCTTTTGCTGACAGCGTTATCTATGCGGCTGACCGTAAAGGTACCGTAAAAGCGCTTAACGCCGATGACGGAAAAGAAGTGTGGTCCGTTAACCTGGCAGAAAAAGACGGCTGGTTCTCCCGTAAACCTGCACTGCTGTCTGGCGGCCTGACCGTTGCCGGCGGTCACGTATACGTGGGAAGCGAAAAAGCACAGATCTATGCCCTGAACACCAGCGACGGTTCTGTTGCCTGGCAAACCACGGTTGCCGGTGAGTCTCTGTCTCGTCCGGTGGTGAGCGACGGCCTGGTGCTGATCCACACCAGCAACGGCCAGCTGCAGGCGCTGAACGAAGCCGATGGTCTGGTGAAGTGGACCGTCAACCTGGATATGCCATCACTCTCCCTGCGCGGCGAATCTGCCCCGGCGACAGCCTTTGGTGCTGCCATTGTGGGTGGTGATAACGGTCGCGTGAGCGCGGTGCTGATGCAGCAAGGTCAGATGATCTGGCAGCAGCGTATCTCTCAGGCGACGGGGTCAACTGAAATCGACCGTCTGAACGACGTCGACACGACGCCTGTTATCGTCAACGGTGTGGTTTATGCGCTGGCGTACAACGGAAACCTGACCGCGCTCGATCTGCGCAGTGGCCAGATCATGTGGAAACGTGAACTGGGCTCAGTGAATGATTTCATTGTTGATGGTAACCGTATCTATATGGTTGACCAGAACGACCGTCTGCTGGCGCTGAGCACCGATGGCGGCGTGACGCTGTGGACGCAAAGCGATCTGCTGCACCGTCTGCTGACCGCACCGGCGCTGTACAACGGTAGCCTGGTGGTGGGTGATAGCGAAGGCTACATGCACTGGATCGATCCGGAGACGGGCCGCTTTACTGCGCAGCAAAAAGTCGACAGCTCTGGCTTCCTCACCGACCCGGTTGTGGCTGACGGCAAACTGCTGATTCAGGCAAAAGACGGTACGCTGTACGCGATCACGCGTTAA
- a CDS encoding YfgM family protein, which produces MEIYENEHDQVDAIKRFFAENGKALVVGVILGVGALIGWRYWNNHQADSARGASLSYENTVSAIRADQPQTLTAAEKFAADNKNTYGALAALEVAQQYIDKNELDKAAAQLSQGLAAASDDNLKAVINLRLARIQVQQKKADEALKTLDTIKGEGFAAIVADLRGEALLSKGDKAGARKAWQAGVDSNASPALSEMMQMKINNLSV; this is translated from the coding sequence GTGGAAATTTACGAGAACGAACACGACCAGGTCGACGCGATCAAACGCTTCTTTGCTGAAAACGGCAAAGCGCTGGTTGTTGGGGTTATTTTAGGTGTAGGTGCATTGATTGGCTGGCGCTACTGGAACAATCATCAGGCGGATTCCGCGCGCGGCGCGTCTCTGTCCTATGAAAATACCGTGAGCGCCATTCGTGCCGATCAGCCGCAAACGCTGACGGCAGCAGAGAAATTTGCCGCTGACAACAAAAACACCTACGGTGCGCTGGCCGCGCTGGAAGTGGCTCAGCAGTACATCGACAAGAACGAACTGGATAAAGCGGCTGCCCAGCTGTCGCAGGGGCTTGCAGCCGCCAGCGATGACAACCTGAAAGCGGTTATCAATCTGCGCCTGGCCCGTATCCAGGTTCAGCAGAAAAAAGCTGATGAAGCGCTGAAAACGCTCGATACCATCAAAGGCGAAGGTTTTGCTGCCATCGTTGCCGATCTGCGCGGTGAAGCACTGCTGAGCAAAGGTGATAAAGCGGGCGCGCGTAAAGCGTGGCAAGCTGGTGTAGATAGCAATGCATCCCCTGCGCTGAGCGAAATGATGCAGATGAAAATAAATAATTTGTCCGTCTGA
- the hisS gene encoding histidine--tRNA ligase, translating to MAKNIQAIRGMNDYLPGETAIWQRIEGTLKQVLGSYGYSEIRLPIVEQTPLFKRAIGEVTDVVEKEMYTFEDRNGDSLTLRPEGTAGCVRAGIEHGLLYNQEQRLWYIGPMFRHERPQKGRYRQFNQLGVEVFGLQGPDIDAELIMLTARWWRALGISEHVSLELNSIGSLEARANYRDALVAFLEEHKEKLDEDCKRRMYSNPLRVLDSKNPDVQALLNDAPALGDYLDDESREHFAGLCKLLEAAGIAYTVNQRLVRGLDYYNRTVFEWVTTSLGSQGTVCAGGRYDGLVEQLGGRAAPAVGFAMGLERLVLLVQAVNPEFKADSVVDIYLVASGAETQSAAMQLAERVRDALPEVKLMTNHGGGNFKKQFARADKWGASIALVLGESEVANGEVVVKDLRSGEQTTVTQDGVAAHLRTLLG from the coding sequence GTGGCAAAAAACATTCAAGCCATCCGCGGCATGAACGATTATCTGCCTGGCGAAACCGCCATCTGGCAGCGCATTGAAGGCACACTGAAACAGGTGCTCGGCAGCTACGGTTACAGCGAAATCCGTTTGCCGATTGTAGAGCAGACCCCGTTATTCAAACGCGCGATCGGCGAAGTGACCGACGTGGTTGAAAAAGAGATGTACACCTTTGAGGACCGCAACGGCGACAGCCTGACGCTGCGTCCTGAAGGTACGGCGGGCTGCGTACGCGCCGGCATCGAACATGGTCTCCTGTACAATCAGGAGCAGCGCCTGTGGTATATCGGCCCGATGTTCCGCCACGAACGTCCGCAGAAAGGTCGTTATCGCCAGTTCAACCAGCTGGGTGTGGAAGTGTTTGGCCTGCAAGGACCCGACATTGACGCTGAGCTGATCATGCTGACCGCCCGCTGGTGGCGCGCGCTGGGCATCTCTGAGCATGTCTCTCTGGAGCTGAACTCTATCGGCTCTCTGGAAGCGCGTGCCAACTACCGCGATGCGCTGGTGGCGTTCCTTGAAGAGCACAAAGAGAAGCTGGACGAAGACTGCAAACGTCGCATGTACAGCAACCCGCTGCGCGTGCTTGATTCCAAAAATCCGGACGTGCAGGCGCTGCTGAACGATGCGCCTGCATTAGGCGATTACCTGGACGACGAGTCTCGCGAACACTTTGCTGGTCTTTGCAAACTGCTCGAAGCAGCAGGCATTGCCTATACCGTTAATCAGCGCCTGGTGCGCGGTCTGGACTACTATAACCGTACCGTGTTTGAGTGGGTTACCACCAGCCTCGGTTCGCAGGGCACCGTGTGTGCTGGCGGCCGTTATGACGGTCTGGTTGAGCAGCTTGGCGGCCGTGCCGCGCCTGCGGTTGGCTTCGCGATGGGCCTTGAGCGACTTGTTTTGCTGGTTCAGGCAGTTAATCCGGAATTTAAAGCAGATTCCGTTGTCGATATATACCTGGTGGCCTCAGGCGCGGAAACGCAGTCTGCGGCGATGCAGCTTGCTGAACGCGTGCGCGATGCACTGCCTGAGGTTAAGCTGATGACCAACCATGGCGGCGGCAACTTCAAAAAACAGTTTGCTCGTGCCGATAAGTGGGGCGCAAGTATTGCACTGGTGCTGGGTGAGTCCGAAGTGGCCAACGGCGAAGTGGTAGTGAAAGACCTGCGCTCTGGTGAGCAGACAACGGTAACGCAGGACGGCGTTGCGGCGCACTTGCGCACTCTATTGGGCTAA
- the ispG gene encoding flavodoxin-dependent (E)-4-hydroxy-3-methylbut-2-enyl-diphosphate synthase, giving the protein MHNQAPIQRRKSKRIYVGNVPIGDGAPIAVQSMTNTRTTDVEATVNQIKALERVGADIVRVSVPTMDAAEAFKLIKQQVSVPLVADIHFDYRIALKVAEYGVDCLRINPGNIGNEERIRMVVDCARDKNIPIRIGVNAGSLEKDLQEKYGEPTPQALLESAMRHVDHLDRLNFDQFKVSVKASDVFLAVESYRLLAKQIDQPLHLGITEAGGLRSGSVKSAIGLGLLLSEGIGDTLRVSLAADPVEEIKVGFDILKSLRIRARGINFIACPTCSRQEFDVIGTVNALEQRLEDIITPMDVSIIGCVVNGPGEALVSTLGVTGGNKKSGLYEDGVRKDRLDNSDMIDQLEARIRAKASMMDEAQRISVQQVEK; this is encoded by the coding sequence ATGCATAACCAGGCTCCGATTCAACGTAGAAAATCAAAACGGATTTACGTTGGGAATGTGCCAATCGGCGATGGGGCGCCTATCGCCGTCCAGTCGATGACCAATACGCGCACCACGGATGTGGAAGCGACGGTCAACCAAATCAAAGCCTTAGAACGCGTAGGCGCGGACATTGTTCGCGTCTCCGTGCCGACCATGGACGCCGCAGAGGCGTTCAAACTGATCAAACAGCAGGTCAGTGTGCCGCTGGTTGCAGACATCCACTTCGACTACCGCATTGCGCTTAAAGTTGCCGAATACGGCGTCGACTGCCTGCGTATTAACCCAGGCAACATCGGTAACGAAGAGCGTATCCGTATGGTGGTGGACTGCGCACGCGATAAGAACATCCCCATCCGTATCGGCGTGAACGCCGGTTCTCTGGAAAAAGATCTGCAGGAAAAGTACGGCGAACCCACGCCGCAGGCGCTGCTTGAATCCGCGATGCGTCACGTTGATCATCTGGATCGTCTTAACTTCGATCAGTTCAAGGTCAGCGTAAAAGCCTCCGATGTCTTCCTGGCGGTAGAGTCCTATCGTCTGCTGGCGAAGCAGATCGATCAGCCCCTGCACCTTGGGATCACCGAGGCGGGTGGCCTGCGCAGTGGCTCTGTCAAATCAGCCATTGGCCTGGGTCTGCTGCTCTCGGAAGGGATCGGCGACACCCTGCGCGTTTCGCTGGCGGCCGATCCGGTCGAAGAGATCAAAGTTGGCTTCGACATTCTGAAATCACTGCGTATCCGCGCACGTGGGATCAACTTCATTGCCTGTCCAACCTGTTCACGTCAGGAGTTTGACGTCATCGGAACCGTGAATGCCCTGGAGCAACGTCTTGAAGACATCATCACCCCAATGGACGTCTCCATCATCGGTTGTGTGGTGAATGGCCCGGGTGAAGCGCTGGTGTCAACGTTGGGCGTCACCGGCGGTAACAAGAAAAGTGGTCTCTATGAAGATGGCGTTCGTAAAGATCGTCTGGATAATAGTGATATGATCGATCAGCTTGAAGCGCGCATTCGTGCCAAAGCGTCGATGATGGACGAAGCGCAGCGCATCAGCGTTCAGCAGGTTGAAAAATAA
- the rodZ gene encoding cytoskeleton protein RodZ — MNTEATHDQHEALSTGVRLRNAREQLGLSQQAVAERLCLKVSTVRDIEEDKAPADLASTFLRGYIRSYAKLVHIPEDELLPMMEKQAPVRAAKVAPMQSFSLGKRRKKRDGWLMSFTWLVLFVVVGLTGAWWWQNHKAQQEEITTMADQSSAELNQAGNGNAQSVPLSTDSAATTSEPQTATTDTPATDAAQTPAATANTSAPQTQAPAQDQNAVVAPSQAPVDTATNAPSANTAAPLPTDQAGVATPAVDPNALVMNFTADCWLEVTDATGKKLFSGLQRKDGTLNLTGQAPYKLKIGAPAAVQIQYQGKPVDLSRFIRTNQVARLTVNAEQSAAQ; from the coding sequence ATGAATACTGAAGCCACTCACGACCAACATGAAGCACTCTCCACTGGCGTTCGTCTTCGCAACGCCCGTGAACAACTCGGACTCAGCCAGCAAGCCGTTGCAGAACGCTTGTGCCTGAAGGTTTCCACGGTTCGCGATATTGAAGAAGATAAGGCACCTGCCGATCTGGCTTCAACATTCTTGCGCGGGTATATCCGCTCTTACGCAAAACTGGTGCACATCCCTGAAGACGAATTACTGCCAATGATGGAGAAGCAGGCACCGGTTCGTGCAGCCAAAGTTGCACCGATGCAGAGCTTCTCTTTGGGCAAACGTCGTAAAAAACGTGATGGCTGGCTGATGAGCTTCACCTGGCTGGTGCTGTTTGTGGTGGTCGGCCTGACCGGCGCATGGTGGTGGCAAAACCACAAGGCGCAGCAGGAAGAGATCACCACGATGGCCGATCAATCCTCTGCCGAACTTAACCAGGCCGGAAACGGTAACGCGCAGAGCGTTCCACTGAGCACCGACAGCGCGGCAACGACCAGCGAACCACAAACCGCGACGACCGATACGCCAGCTACCGACGCTGCGCAGACCCCAGCGGCAACGGCTAACACGTCAGCGCCTCAGACGCAGGCTCCAGCGCAGGATCAAAACGCGGTGGTTGCACCTTCTCAGGCTCCTGTGGATACCGCAACGAACGCACCGTCGGCGAACACCGCTGCCCCCCTGCCGACCGATCAGGCCGGTGTCGCAACGCCAGCGGTTGACCCTAACGCGCTGGTGATGAATTTCACTGCAGACTGCTGGTTAGAAGTCACTGACGCAACAGGTAAAAAACTGTTCAGCGGCCTGCAGCGTAAAGATGGCACGTTAAACCTAACCGGTCAGGCACCGTATAAACTTAAAATCGGCGCACCGGCAGCGGTACAGATCCAGTATCAAGGAAAACCTGTCGATCTGAGCCGCTTTATCAGAACTAACCAGGTTGCACGTCTTACCGTTAATGCCGAACAATCAGCAGCACAGTAA
- a CDS encoding bifunctional tRNA (adenosine(37)-C2)-methyltransferase TrmG/ribosomal RNA large subunit methyltransferase RlmN, giving the protein MSELVNTSEVATPAVPNKNGKINLLDLNRQQMREFFKELGEKPFRADQVMKWMYHYCSDNFDDMTDINKVLRNKLKEVAEIRAPEVVEEQRSSDGTIKWAIAVGDQRVETVYIPEDDRATLCVSSQVGCALECKFCSTAQQGFNRNLRVSEIIGQVWRAAKIVGAAKVTGTRPITNVVMMGMGEPLLNLTNVVPAMEIMLDDFGFGLSKRRVTLSTSGVVPALDKLGDMIDVALAISLHAPNDEIRDEIVPINKKYNIETFLAAVRRYLEKSNANQGRVTIEYVMLDHVNDGTEHAHELAALLKDTPCKINLIPWNPFPGAPYGRSSNSRIDRFSKVLMEYGFTTIVRKTRGDDIDAACGQLAGDVIDRTKRTLRKRMQGETIAVKAV; this is encoded by the coding sequence ATGTCTGAATTAGTGAATACCTCCGAAGTCGCCACGCCTGCGGTTCCAAATAAAAATGGAAAAATTAACCTGCTGGATCTGAACCGTCAGCAGATGCGCGAGTTCTTTAAAGAGTTGGGCGAGAAGCCGTTTCGTGCCGATCAGGTCATGAAATGGATGTACCACTATTGCAGCGACAACTTTGATGACATGACTGACATCAACAAAGTGCTGCGCAACAAGCTCAAAGAAGTGGCTGAAATCCGCGCACCGGAAGTGGTGGAAGAACAACGCTCTTCAGATGGCACCATCAAATGGGCGATTGCCGTTGGCGATCAGCGTGTTGAAACCGTGTATATCCCGGAAGACGATCGCGCCACGCTGTGCGTCTCTTCTCAGGTTGGCTGTGCGCTGGAGTGCAAATTCTGCTCAACCGCGCAGCAAGGTTTTAACCGTAACCTGCGTGTATCGGAAATCATTGGCCAGGTCTGGCGTGCCGCGAAAATCGTTGGCGCGGCGAAAGTGACCGGAACCCGCCCAATTACCAACGTGGTGATGATGGGGATGGGTGAACCGCTGCTGAACCTGACTAACGTGGTTCCGGCAATGGAAATCATGCTGGACGATTTCGGTTTTGGCCTCTCCAAACGTCGCGTGACGCTCTCTACATCAGGCGTGGTTCCGGCTCTGGATAAGCTGGGCGACATGATTGATGTGGCGCTGGCCATCTCTCTGCATGCGCCAAACGATGAAATCCGCGACGAAATTGTGCCGATCAACAAAAAGTACAATATCGAAACCTTCCTTGCGGCGGTGCGTCGCTACCTGGAAAAATCCAACGCCAACCAGGGCCGCGTAACCATCGAGTACGTGATGCTCGACCACGTGAACGACGGTACCGAGCATGCGCATGAACTGGCTGCACTGCTGAAAGATACGCCGTGCAAAATCAACCTGATCCCATGGAACCCGTTCCCGGGAGCGCCGTATGGCCGCAGTTCGAACAGCCGTATCGACCGTTTCTCGAAGGTGTTGATGGAGTACGGTTTCACCACCATCGTGCGTAAAACCCGTGGTGATGATATCGATGCCGCATGCGGTCAGCTGGCGGGTGATGTGATTGACCGAACCAAACGTACCCTGCGTAAACGCATGCAGGGCGAGACGATTGCGGTCAAAGCTGTTTGA
- the ndk gene encoding nucleoside-diphosphate kinase, whose protein sequence is MAIERTFSIIKPNAVAKNVIGSIFARFESAGFKIVGTKMLHLTVEQARGFYAEHEGRPFFDGLVEFMTSGPIVVSVLEGENAVQRHRDLLGATNPDNALAGTLRADYADSFTENGTHGSDSVESAAREIAFFFAEGEVCPRTR, encoded by the coding sequence ATGGCTATTGAACGTACTTTTTCCATCATCAAACCAAACGCGGTGGCAAAAAACGTTATTGGCAGCATCTTCGCTCGCTTTGAATCAGCAGGGTTTAAGATCGTTGGCACCAAAATGCTGCATCTGACCGTTGAGCAGGCTCGCGGTTTCTACGCTGAGCATGAAGGTCGCCCATTCTTTGACGGTCTGGTTGAGTTTATGACCTCTGGCCCGATCGTGGTATCCGTGCTGGAAGGCGAAAATGCGGTACAGCGTCACCGTGACCTGCTGGGTGCAACCAACCCGGATAACGCGCTGGCAGGTACGCTGCGCGCTGACTACGCTGACAGCTTCACCGAGAACGGCACCCACGGTTCTGACTCTGTTGAATCTGCAGCGCGCGAAATCGCTTTCTTCTTCGCAGAAGGCGAAGTGTGTCCACGTACCCGTTAA
- a CDS encoding 4Fe-4S binding protein, translated as MDGLTLIPAMDVTHACVRRRFRHASCHACADACPVQAFSFTDSGVLIDDSRCIECGDCLFVCPAGAITGIVPRKRFLRGDALVGPFAERAPGVNELLLWHAQYRVRFISIEVEHHPDWLLALARLNLTLRRRGEGAWAFKLIPHNEVNLARRALMHVPREDVRACRVMPGLRELRRAFPAFSEAEIALDAGKCVLCGACWRSCQEKAIRFENASLRVETEYCTGCGGCEAVCQHAAIKVTQTEGIAKTVTMPAYEAICQTCRRRFWSFTPEEKQCPLCFHHHYGMRNLSCC; from the coding sequence ATGGACGGATTAACGCTTATCCCGGCGATGGACGTGACGCATGCGTGCGTTCGTCGCCGTTTCCGTCATGCCTCCTGCCACGCCTGTGCGGACGCTTGCCCTGTGCAGGCGTTCTCTTTTACGGACTCGGGCGTTCTGATTGATGACAGCCGATGTATTGAATGCGGTGACTGCCTGTTTGTCTGTCCAGCCGGAGCCATTACCGGCATCGTACCGCGAAAACGCTTTTTGCGTGGAGATGCGCTTGTCGGGCCGTTTGCGGAACGCGCACCTGGAGTGAATGAGCTGCTACTGTGGCACGCGCAATACCGCGTTCGTTTTATCAGTATTGAGGTGGAGCACCATCCTGACTGGCTGCTGGCGCTTGCCCGGCTTAATCTTACGCTTCGCCGACGCGGTGAAGGGGCGTGGGCATTTAAGCTCATCCCGCACAACGAGGTGAATCTCGCCCGCCGTGCGCTAATGCACGTTCCCCGCGAGGATGTTCGTGCCTGTCGCGTCATGCCCGGCCTGCGTGAGTTGCGAAGGGCTTTTCCCGCGTTTAGCGAGGCAGAGATCGCTCTCGACGCCGGAAAGTGCGTGCTGTGCGGGGCGTGCTGGCGAAGCTGTCAGGAAAAGGCGATTCGTTTTGAGAACGCCAGTCTGAGGGTGGAAACCGAATATTGCACCGGTTGCGGTGGTTGTGAAGCGGTTTGCCAGCATGCGGCGATAAAAGTGACACAAACAGAGGGAATAGCGAAAACGGTAACCATGCCCGCATATGAGGCCATTTGCCAGACGTGCCGCCGTCGGTTCTGGTCATTTACGCCTGAAGAAAAGCAGTGCCCGCTCTGTTTCCACCATCACTACGGGATGCGAAATCTGTCCTGTTGCTAA
- a CDS encoding dimethyl sulfoxide reductase anchor subunit family protein, which yields MHELPLLIFTLFLQGSVGVTLWLALGDAQASPRNALLPAAGAFVLACLGLLASALHMGYPLNALNALRHVSSSWLSREIVFASLYLAALGLATLLMFAKKPGWKPLLAVAGLVGLVDVFCMAQIYIHTSVVTWQHINTLVLFIGSVGIIGSACVAVGAPSRINLRAAVVIITLLVLVRLVMKPVWLADITAMDNTVVTFPHAPLRMLEQLRTVHLLSWCVSVAGMLCFAAGGLKAARGPVLLGSALLIVGELMLRFVFFSIG from the coding sequence ATGCATGAGTTACCGTTGCTGATTTTTACCCTGTTCCTTCAGGGATCGGTAGGCGTTACGCTCTGGCTGGCGCTCGGAGACGCGCAGGCTTCGCCGCGTAACGCGCTGCTGCCTGCTGCCGGGGCATTCGTGCTGGCCTGCCTGGGGCTGCTCGCCTCGGCGCTGCATATGGGCTACCCGCTCAATGCTCTCAACGCGCTGCGCCACGTATCCAGCTCCTGGCTGAGCCGTGAGATTGTATTTGCCAGCCTTTACCTTGCGGCGCTTGGTCTTGCGACGCTGCTGATGTTCGCGAAAAAACCAGGCTGGAAGCCGCTTCTGGCGGTGGCGGGTCTTGTCGGGCTGGTGGACGTGTTCTGCATGGCGCAGATTTATATCCATACGTCGGTTGTCACCTGGCAGCACATCAACACGCTGGTGCTGTTCATCGGCTCGGTGGGAATCATTGGCTCAGCCTGCGTGGCCGTTGGGGCGCCTTCCCGGATTAACCTGCGCGCGGCGGTTGTGATTATTACCCTGCTGGTGCTTGTGCGTCTGGTGATGAAGCCCGTCTGGCTGGCCGACATTACAGCCATGGACAACACCGTGGTGACATTCCCTCACGCTCCGTTACGGATGCTGGAGCAACTGCGCACGGTGCATCTGCTGAGCTGGTGCGTTTCCGTTGCGGGCATGCTGTGTTTTGCCGCGGGCGGTCTGAAGGCCGCGCGAGGCCCGGTGCTGCTGGGCAGCGCATTACTGATTGTGGGTGAGCTAATGCTGCGCTTCGTTTTCTTCAGTATTGGCTGA